One region of Zootoca vivipara chromosome 7, rZooViv1.1, whole genome shotgun sequence genomic DNA includes:
- the ARTN gene encoding artemin encodes MEPVLFSLPEAACPGARPAAGPLPEGREPRRLPASPCAVSPARRGGGSRDRGCPADSGPDASRSNPIFPRRGALSPPGTCRPCRRRERRAPEGAIPAGPDYGPRGRVSAGAAEEPLPPPGGSGFDALEGPVPEGRGRRFPARILGVWSPESRAQQEAPHLPRRSARMEWRVEGPRHRSDRSPSAYRSLPVRQERYRERGLWGTITLLSLFAGAVMATPQTWHNNQTLGAAPDGSMGTASSAPLEENSREASSLGTWSHWHGGNVTIDRLSSSELLRAERSPAGSSKAKKGSKKAGRSKNSRYCRLHSRLVKVRDLGLGFESEEIVPFKYCSGSCQRARTNYDLALSSLLQQRTIVPGPHDHPSSHPCCRPTRYEDFSFMNVRNAWQTVDRISAAECGCVG; translated from the exons ATGGAGCCGGTGCTTTTCTCCCTGCCAGAGGCCGCCTGTCCCGGAGCCCGCCCGGCCGCAGGTCCGCTTCCCGAGGGCCGAGAGCCCCGCCGGCTCCCTGCCTCGCCGTGTGCGGTGAGTCCGGCCCGGCGTGGAGGGGGATCCCGGGATCGGGGCTGCCCTGCCGACTCCGGCCCGGACGCCAGCCGCTCTAACCCGATCTTTCCCCGCAGGGGGGCGCTGAGCCCACCGGGCACCTGCCGGCCATGCAGGCGACGTGAACGTCGGGCGCCCGAGGGAGCGATCCCGGCGGGGCCGGACTATGGCCCCCGGGGCCGGGTGAGCGCAGGAGCTGCCGAggagccgctgccgccgccgggaG GGAGCGGATTCGATGCCCTGGAAGGGCCGGTACCCGAGGGCAGAGGGAGGCGCTTCCCGGCCCGGATCCTCGGAGTATGGTCCCCGGAGAGCCGCGCGCAGCAGGAGGCGCCCCATCTGCCGAGACGGAGCGCGCG GATGGAGTGGAGAgtggaggggccaaggcacagatcGGACAGATCTCCCTCTGCCTACAGGAGTTTGCCTGTCCGACAAGAGCGATACAGG GAGCGGGGTTTGTGGGGTACAATCACCCTGCTATCATTGTTTGCTGGTGCAGTCATGGCAACCCCACAGACCTGGCACAACAACCAGACATTGGGAGCTGCCCCTGATGGAAGCATGGGCACTGCCAGCTCTGCCCCTCTGGAGGAAAACAGCAGGGAAGCATCATCACTGGGCACATGGAGCCATTGGCACG GGGGAAACGTGACCATAGACAGGCTGAGCTCCTCGGAACTGCTCAGGGCTGAGCGCTCCCCAGCCGGTTCCAGCAAGGCCAAGAAAGGATCCAAGAAAGCTGGTCGCAGCAAAAACAGCCGCTACTGCCGCCTGCACAGCCGCCTGGTGAAGGTGCGGGACCTTGGGCTGGGCTTCGAGTCGGAGGAGATTGTGCCGTTCAAGTACTGCAGTGGGTCGTGCCAGCGCGCCCGCACCAACTATGACCTGGCCTTGAGTAGCCTGCTACAGCAACGCACCATCGTGCCTGGGCCTCATGAccacccttcctcccacccctgcTGCCGCCCCACCCGGTATGAGGACTTCTCCTTTATGAATGTGCGCAATGCCTGGCAGACTGTGGACCGTATCTCAGCAGCAGAGTGTGGCTGCGTGGGCTGA